Part of the Sciurus carolinensis chromosome 7, mSciCar1.2, whole genome shotgun sequence genome, CCCTGTCTCCACAgtcccatgtatttcttcctcaccAACCTTTCCTTTTTGGATATATGTTTAACCACAAGCATTGTGCCTCAGATGCTGATTAACCTGGGAAGCACTAACAAAGCCATCAGCTATGTGTGGTGTGCAGTTCAGCTCTATTTCTTCAGCATGATGGGAAGCACAGAATGTCTTCTCCTGGCTCTCCTATCTTTTGATCGCTATGTAGCCATCTGCAGACCTCTGCACTACACCCTCATCATGAATCAGCGGGTTTGCTTTCTATTAGTATCCATTGTGTGGTTGGGTGGTATCACCTATGCTGTCTCAGAAGTCACAACTACATTACAGTTGCCACTGTGTGGCAATAATAAACTGGATCACTTGGTGTGTGAGACCCCAGTTCTTTTAAAGTCTGCTTGTGGTGAAAAAGAAGTTAATGAGTTAACAATCTCTGTGGTGTGTATTTTTATAGTAGCTGTTCCTCTGTGCCTGATTCTTGCCTCCTACGCTAGCATTGGACATGCTGTACTTAACATTAAATcttctgaaggaaggaaaaaggcctTCGGGACATGTTCCTCTCATCTCATTGTGGTGCTCTTATTTTACGGTCCAACCATCAGCATGTACCTTCAACCCCCCTCTTCTATCACAAAGGATCAGCCCAAGTTCATGGCCCTCTTCTATGGAGTGGTGACGCCTACAGCCAACCCCTTTATCTACACCCTGAGGGATAAGGATGTAAAGGGGGCTTTAAGAAACCTAGTGAAGAGCATTTTCagttccaaataaacttttatagtTACCAAATGGAATTATTGAAAAATTAGAGTAGGTTTATAAAAGTTTCTCTTATAACTCATTCATGTCCAAAATCTCATGCTATAGGTTCCTCTTACAAAATCTGTCATATTCACTGTTATTTATTATCACATTAGGCAAGAATTATACTTGGCTAATATGCACCAGAATGGGCactgtgttcttgaaaatataataattccaTTGGAATTTGGTTCATATTAAAATAGTGACTTTGTTAAGTAGCAAAAAGAAGCTAAACTATAAATTTTAGTGTAATTGCATTTGGTCTATCTAGCCATCgtaaaaatggaaagatgatCATTCATTGATAGTCTTCCAGCAATGTCACTTGAAAAACAATCACTCTGTGAATTGTCCCAACCTTATGTGAACAACAATTTatcttataaattttgtttaaagaacTTTGTGCTTTAAGAGAAGGTTGAATCTTAAAATTTCATCAactaaaatatatgaatgattttacttcttgaaaaatgcactgttatttttgtttaaaaaatatgtgttcagttattttgtattattaattaaataattataattgctGTAACGGATAAGATGGTGAAACAGAGGAAGGCAGTACTTTCCAGGTGCTCCCTGGTTCTGAATTAAATCAGTGGAAATTGTCCTTCTGAAGAAGGTATATGACTAAGGGAATTTATTGTAATTCAATATTAACCAGTCACTGACTCAATGAGATCAAGATTTTCTGGTGTTTTAAATAGAGGATAAGAAAAGGTTGATAAGAGTCAAACAAATGAGAGACAACTGAAGAAATCAGATAATACAGTGCAGTAGACAACTTTGTTACAGAAATACCTGTAGAGTAGAAAGGTAGTTTGAAGTTACCTGATACAGAGGGTACACAACAAACTGGTGTTTGAAAATTGTTCCATGGTTCTCAGTTTGTAAAGTGGATACCTGAGATAGGGATCCATTTTGTAGAGGCAGATTTTCCTGCTCTAGCAGAACAATTCTTAGAATTCACCTGACACCTAGATTCCCTGTCAAGATTGACATCTGCCTGACTCCAGGGATGTGGGGTCTACTCTCTCCAGATTATATACTACCTGACAAAGTTTACAATGTCTGGAATAGACCTGGACCTCAGTTAATGGAACTTCTCAGGTAGAAATCTGCATCAGTTTCTCCCTGGAAATGCATGAACCCAGACACACCCCAGTCTGGATGCACCCTGGAAGTGCATTGATTGCCTTAAATCTTCAGTAGATGATCCTTTGGATTCTATCTTATCTTCTACTGGTCAACAGTGGTTACTTACTCTGCTTTGATCCTCATTCAGAGATAGATAAAATCTCTTGCATCTCTGTGAGGAATTTGTGTATATATCATATGTAActgtctttgtgtatgtgtgaggtggggtgggggatcgaacctagggccttgtgcttacaaggcaagcactctaccgactgagctatctccccagccccttgaaatgtccttctttatcccttctgactaacttagatttgaagtccactttatctgatatgagtatggagacccctgcttttttactgggtccatgtgcatggtatgtttttccccattcttttacctttagtctgtagatgtctttttctatgagatgagtctcttgaaggcagcatattgttgggtctttctttttaatccaatctgcttgtgtatgtcttttgattattgaatttaggccattgacattcaaggagataagaggaaaatagagaggatgagaaaaatattaataaaagaaaagaaaagtaggaataatagtaggtataagaggaa contains:
- the LOC124989514 gene encoding olfactory receptor 2B11-like is translated as MALINASHPEEFILLGFADRPWLELSLFIILLITYPMAIMGNKSIILVSTIDPCLHSPMYFFLTNLSFLDICLTTSIVPQMLINLGSTNKAISYVWCAVQLYFFSMMGSTECLLLALLSFDRYVAICRPLHYTLIMNQRVCFLLVSIVWLGGITYAVSEVTTTLQLPLCGNNKLDHLVCETPVLLKSACGEKEVNELTISVVCIFIVAVPLCLILASYASIGHAVLNIKSSEGRKKAFGTCSSHLIVVLLFYGPTISMYLQPPSSITKDQPKFMALFYGVVTPTANPFIYTLRDKDVKGALRNLVKSIFSSK